The proteins below come from a single Triticum aestivum cultivar Chinese Spring chromosome 5D, IWGSC CS RefSeq v2.1, whole genome shotgun sequence genomic window:
- the LOC123124575 gene encoding uncharacterized protein, producing MEVFEGVDFVRLRSMQHGGAYVHAAKDGRSVRLHRTGLSWSYNAVWAVQRRISASGTTYVLLRGAYGRYLGAPDASTRGSLCPFPPPCRVAAQRDFDEPEVLAIMWRAVATGRRGRGAFLLHDASGRYLRANSRCLLPCRSSVSVSSCSSLGTAVQWAMEAVPRLQARPYLPIARDSEWGKLFALVCPPLSRFWVRWFSLEREIRWVRADDSGAFSEDDWASIRYTGRHTILMKGQVVNLLDPPESASSCTLCVRAGRYGEPSPLAINLPRSREPLDVVIFRVGSRADDELIYPDVMAPEMARAAPADDDEPLL from the exons ATGGAGGTGTTCGAGGGAGTGGACTTCGTGCGGCTGCGGAGCATGCAGCACGGCGGAGCGTACGTGCACGCCGCCAAGGACGGGCGCTCCGTCCGCCTCCACCGCACCGGCCTGTCGTGGTCGTACAACGCGGTGTGGGCAGTGCAGCGGCGTATCTCCGCCTCCGGCACGACCTACGTCCTCCTCCGCGGCGCCTACGGCCGGTACCTCGGGGCCCCCGACGCCAGCACGCGCGGCTCCCTCTGCCCGTTCCCTCCCCCCTGCCGGGTTGCCGCGCAGCGCGACTTCGATGAGCCGGAGGTCCTCGCCATCATGTGGCGGGCCGTCGCCACGGGCCGCCGGGGCCGGGGCGCATTCCTGCTGCACGACGCGTCCGGGCGCTACCTCCGCGCCAACTCGAGGTGCCTCCTGCCGTGCCGCTCCAGCGTCTCCGTCTCCTCCTGCAGCAGCCTCGGCACGGCGGTCCAGTGGGCGATGGAGGCCGTCCCCCGGCTCCAGGCCAGGCCATACCTCCCGATAGCGCGTGAT TCTGAGTGGGGCAAGCTCTTCGCCCTGGTGTGCCCACCGCTGTCCCGCTTCTGGGTGCGGTGGTTCTCCTTGGAGCGGGAGATACGGTGGGTGCGGGCCGACGACTCCGGCGCCTTCAGCGAGGACGACTGGGCCTCGATACGGTACACCGGGAGGCACACGATCCTGATGAAGGGACAGGTGGTGAACCTGCTGGACCCTCCGGAGTCCGCCTCCAGCTGCACTCTCTGCGTCCGCGCCGGTCGCTACGGGGAGCCGAGCCCTCTGGCCATCAACCTGCCTCGCAGCCGGGAGCCGTTGGACGTCGTGATTTTCCGCGTCGGCTCAAGAG CGGATGATGAGCTGATATACCCAGATGTGATGGCACCGGAGATGGCACGGGCAGCGCCAGCGGACGACGACGAACCACTACTCTGA